GTCGCCCGCCAGCGTCTGGGGGAAGAAGCCGTACTCGGTGACGTAGTGCAGGGGGCTCGAAAGCACCCGGTCGAGCCGGAAGTTGCCAGTCTCGGATTCGTACTCGTACTTGTTGCGGCTGTTCTTGGCGATCTCGATGATGACGTCCGCTTCCTGGGGGAAGCGATCGCCCAGCGGATAATGGTAGAGGCTTTGCACTTTCGTCTCCTAAGGCTCATTTCGGGGATTTTTGCCCCATCGCGCATCTGCACAAACTCCAGGCATGGGGCGAGCCTGGGCGCTTTCGCGACTTGAAGGAACGGCTTTGCTAGACGCCCTTAACGCGCTCAGAATATAGCATACGCTTATTCGGAGCGGCAAGATCGGTCTGCGTCTGCTACCATCGCAGGAACTTCGCCGCACGAGGAACTCACCATGCCGCAACCACGCAAGCAAATCGCCGTCATCGGCCTCGGTCGCTTCGGCCGCAGCGTCTGCCGGACCCTGCACCAGCAGGGCCACGAAGTGCTCGGGATCGATGCCTCGGAAGAAGAGACCCGCTCGGCCCAGGCCGAGGAGATCGCCACGCACATCGTCCAGGCGGATTCGACCGACCTGCACGCCCTCGAGGAGCTCAGCCTCTCGGGCTTCGACACGGTCGTGATCGGGATCGGCACCGACCTCGAAGTCGCGGTCCTGACGGCCCTCAACCTCGTGGAGCTCGGCGTTTCCCAGATCGTGGCCAAGGCCTCCCACGAGAAGTACGGCAAGGTCATGGAGCGCGTCGGAGGCGAGGCCATCCGCGTCGTCTACCCCGAGATGCAGATGGGCGAGCGCGTCGCCAACGCCATCAGCGGCCAGGGCATCATCGAGATGATCGAGCTGGACCCCGATTACAGCATCATCGAGGTGCCGGCTTCGCCCCTCTTCTTCGGCAAAACCCTCGGGGACACGGGGTTGCGCGAGCGCTACGGCGTGACGGTCATCGCCATCAAGGGCAAGGGCGGCGTCAACATCGCGCCGTTGACCGGAGACCGGATCCACCCCGGGGACATCCTGACCGTGATCGGCGACAACAAGCGCTTGAACCAGCTACCTCGCTAGCCGTGACCTCCACGAAGGCCGCCCGCCGCAAGGGGCCACAGCCCAATGCCTCCCAGCTGATCGTGCTCGGCTACCTGAGCTTCATCCTGCTCGGGGCCATCCTGCTGATGCTGCCCATTTCCCACGTGCCGGGCCCGCAGCCGGGGATCGACGATCTGTTCTTCGCCGCCTCCGCCGTCACCACCACGGGCCTCGCCCCGGGGGACGTGGTGGATCGCTACTCGCCCTTCGGCCAGGGCGTGCTGATGCTCTTGATCCAGCTCGGGGGCCTCGGCTACATGAGCCTCTTCACCCTGACCATGCTGCTGATCGGTCAGCGCATCTCCCTGCGCGATCGCCTCAACATCCAGGAAGGCCTGGAGCAGCCGGGGATGGCGGGGCTCGTGCGCTTCGTGCTGAACATCGTCGGCTTCTCGCTCGTGGTCCAGCTGGTGAGCGCCTTTTTCCTGGCCTGGACGATGGTGCCGGAGTTCGGCTGGTCCAAGGGCCTGGTCATGACCCTCTTTCACGTCGTCGGCGCCTTCAACAACGCGGGCTTCCCCTTCTTGCCCGAAGGGGCCATCCACTGGCAGCGCAACGCCGGGGTGCTGCTGGTCCTGGCGATGACCACCGTGATCGGGGGCCTCGGCTTCAACGTGAACCAGGAGCTCGTGCGCCGCTACCTCTTGCGCCGGGCGCCGAGGCAGCGTTGGAACGTGCTCATCGGCATCGTGCTCGGCCTGACGGTGGCCCTGCTTGTGAGCTCGACTGTTGTCATCTGGTATTTCGAGGCGCGAAACCCGAAGACCCTCGGGCCGCTTCCCTTGCACCTGCAGGCGGCGAATGCCTTCTTCATGGCCGTGCAGCCCCGATCGTGCGGCTTCAACAGCGTGGAGGTCGAGGCCATGGCCCGCCCGAGCCTGCTCTTGATGCTCGCCCTCATGTTCATCGGGGCGGGGCCGGGCTCGACGGGTAGCGGCATCAAGCTGACGACCGTTGCCGTCACGGCGGCGGGGGTCAAGGGGGTGTTGCAGGGACGCCAGGAGATTGCGCTGGATTGGTTCAAGCGGCGCCTGGACGAGCGATTGGTCCGCAAGGCCTTCGCCGTCGTGCTGCTCTCGCTGGCCGTGGTGGCCTTCTCGACCCTCTTGCTCGCCTCGATCGAGTCGCTGCCCTTCTTGCCGATCTTGTTCGAGGTGCTCTCGGCCTTCGGCAACGCGGGCATGTCCATGGGGATCACCGGTCAACTCAGCACCGTGAGCAAGCTCATCCTGATCGCGACCATGCTGATCGGGCGCGTCGGGATGATCACCGTCATGCTTTCGCTCTTCCCGTCGCGCCGGCGCTCGGCGATCCGGTACGTGGAGGAGCCCCTGCTGATCGGCTAGCAAGAGGAAACCAGCCGCAGTAACTTCCTGAACGCGTCAGGCCGGGCGCTTATCGGCGAGCCCGGCCTGGTTGGGAAAGAGCGTTAGTCTTCGTTTGCGGCATCCGCGCTCGGGGCTTCGTCCTGCTTGAGGGACTTGAGCTCGCGGTATACCCGCACCATGGCGGTCAATTCTTCGATAAAGTCGGGCAAAGTGTCTGTCTTTTGCATGGGGTGCTCCTTTGGGGCTGAAAATACCAACCAAACCATCATACCAAGCTTGTTCGAAAGCTGCGGTGATCGGCGAACTTGGTTGCGCGGATCACCGCGAAAGCGCTTGTTCGCGGCTATTCTGGAGGGGTTTCCACGGTTCGTGAATGGAGCTGACCCCACCAATGCGCCGCCGCCTCTACATCATCGGCACAGGCGGCCTGGCCCGCGAGATGGCCATGGTCGCCGAACAAGTGAACGCGCGCGAGCACCGCTGGGAGTTCGCGGGCTTCATCGGCAGCGGCTCGGCGGTGGTGGGCAAGGACCTGGGCCTGGGCATCATCGTGGGCAACGACCGCTGGCTCCTCGAGCAGGACCAAGAGGCGGACCTGGTGATCGCCATCGGCCGCCCCAACGTGCGCGCGGCGGTGCTCGCCGAGTACGTCCAGCAAGCCGATCGCTTCCAGTTCCCCAACCTGATCCACCCCGACGCCACCCTGGACTTTCGGCGGATCGACTTCGGCCAGGGCAACGTGGTCTCGGCCGGCTGCCGCTTCACCTGCGACATCGAGGTCAGGGACTTCAACCTCTTCGGGGCCAACGCGACCGTCTCGCACGACGCCGTGATCGGCAGCTATAACGTCGTGAGCCCGGGGGTCAACATCTCGGGTGGGGTGCAGATCGGCGATCGCGTCCTCTTGGGGCCGGGCAGCCAGATCATGGGCTACGTCTCGATCGGCGACCAGGTGATGATCGACCCGGGGTTGGTGGTGCGCCACGACGTGCTGGCGCCGGAAGACGTCTTTCTCGGCTAGCAAGAAGGGGGCGCCTCGCGAGGCGCCCCCTTTTTACGGATGGATGGCTTAGTGGGCGTTGCCCGTCATCTTGACGCCGAGGATGCCGGCGATGATGAGCGCCACGAAGAGCAGCCGCATGGGGTCTTTCGATTCGCCGAGCAACAAGATGCCGACCAACACCGTGCCGACGGCGCCGATGCCGGTCCAGACCGTGTAGGCCGTTCCCAGGGGCAGCTGCTTCATGGCCTGCGCCAGGAAGACGAAGCTTGCGATCATCACGACCACGGTGCCCACGCTGGGCCAAAGCTTCGAGAAGCCCTCGGTGTACTTGAGGCCCGTCGCCCAGACGATTTCAGAAAGCCCTGCAATGAGTAGCCAGATCCATGCCAATTGGTTTCGCTCCTTACTTCGCCGCCCGGGCGGCGAAAAACAACCCGGCGATTCTATGCCACCGGCCAGTTCGGGTCAATGAACCGTGAAGGAGGGAGTTTCTTTCGGTTGTGATCGTTTCGGTGATCGGTGGCAGCGAGGATAATAAAACGGTTGCTTTCCTGTTCGAGCCCTCGTCGTCCCCGAGAGGAGATTTGTATGCGTCTGGCTTCGCGTCTGAGCGCCCTTGCGGCCTTGTCGTTGACCTTCACCTGCATCGCGGGGTGTACGACCACCGGGCTCTTCCGCAGCACCTTGCCGAGCGACATGGCACCCGCTCAGGGCGAGGCCATCGCGCCGAACGGGAGCTTTGCTTCGGGGGCTCCGGGGAGCGAGCAGCAGGGTTCGGGGCTCAAGGGCGGCGAGGTGGACGACAATGCCGACTTCGCGGCGTACCTGACGTATCTCTCGAGCTTCTCCGGCGGTGGCGTCGCGCCCCTGGATGTCTCCGAGCGCTTTCAGTTTTGGTTGAGGGATCCGGCCTCGCGGAGTGTTCCCAACGCCACGGTCACGGTGCTCGCGGGGGTCGATGAGGTGTTTT
The nucleotide sequence above comes from bacterium. Encoded proteins:
- a CDS encoding TrkA family potassium uptake protein, producing the protein MPQPRKQIAVIGLGRFGRSVCRTLHQQGHEVLGIDASEEETRSAQAEEIATHIVQADSTDLHALEELSLSGFDTVVIGIGTDLEVAVLTALNLVELGVSQIVAKASHEKYGKVMERVGGEAIRVVYPEMQMGERVANAISGQGIIEMIELDPDYSIIEVPASPLFFGKTLGDTGLRERYGVTVIAIKGKGGVNIAPLTGDRIHPGDILTVIGDNKRLNQLPR
- a CDS encoding acetyltransferase, with product MRRRLYIIGTGGLAREMAMVAEQVNAREHRWEFAGFIGSGSAVVGKDLGLGIIVGNDRWLLEQDQEADLVIAIGRPNVRAAVLAEYVQQADRFQFPNLIHPDATLDFRRIDFGQGNVVSAGCRFTCDIEVRDFNLFGANATVSHDAVIGSYNVVSPGVNISGGVQIGDRVLLGPGSQIMGYVSIGDQVMIDPGLVVRHDVLAPEDVFLG
- the sugE gene encoding quaternary ammonium compound efflux SMR transporter SugE: MAWIWLLIAGLSEIVWATGLKYTEGFSKLWPSVGTVVVMIASFVFLAQAMKQLPLGTAYTVWTGIGAVGTVLVGILLLGESKDPMRLLFVALIIAGILGVKMTGNAH